The genomic stretch AGCCAACCAGTATGGCTTTTTCACGATAGTTTTGTTCCAACTAACATCCTTCTTTCTCCACTTATTATAACTTCCATCTTACCAAAAACCGGCTAAAAACACGAATGATTCTTTTTCTGCCAGCTGTTTCTGCACCATCTGAATAAGACTCTTTTCGTTTATTCTTCAAAAATTGCGTATGGTTGAATTCCACTGATGGATGCCCGACTTTAGGTGATGATATTATTAGAATATTCGTGAAAAACAACAATCCTCGAGAAGAATAAAAACCTTTTTTAAAGATGTTGTAAAAATGGTTGAATTCTGTATAACTCGTGGTAAAATCAAGTTTGGCTAAAAAGGAATTATTGTATTTTTAAAGGAGTAGCGGCTATGACTTGGGAAGTATTAAGCATCATCGGGACGATTGCATTTGCTGTTTCCGGTGCAATTATTGCAATGGAAGAAGAATATGATATTTTAGGTGTATACATATTGGGAATTGTCACGGCTTTCGGCGGAGGTGCAATCCGGAACTTGTTAATCGGCGTCCCCGTATCCGCATTATGGGAGCAAGGTATGCTTTTCCAAATTGCCATGCTGTCCATCACAGCTGTATTTTTGTTCCCGAACAATTTGCTTCGACACTGGAAAAAGTGGGGGAATTTTTTCGATGCAATTGGATTATCAGCCTTTGCGATTCAAGGAGCATTATATGCTACCAACATGCATCATCCATTGAGCGCTGTGATAGTAGCCGCCGTTTTAACTGGCAGCGGCGGGGGCATGATCAGGGACTTGCTGGCAGGCAGAAAGCCAATCGTACTTCGTTCAGAAATCTATGCAGTTTGGGCTGTACTCTGCGGCATTGCTGTAGGACTTGACTTGACCACTTCCCCAATTGAACTATATTCTCTGTTTTTAATTACGACTGTACTTAGAGTCTTATCCTATACCTATAAGTGGAAGCTCCCGAATAAACCGATCAGAGTGGAGCTATAAAAAAGAAACGGATTTCCTATTGGAAATCCGTTCTTTTTTTACTCCACTGTACCATTCCAGCTCATCATGCCGCCCGACATGTTTGTTACATCAAAGCCCTGTCCTTCTAAAAATTGTGAAGCCTGTGCACTTCTGCCCCCAGAACGACAAACAATTATATATGGTTTAGCCTTGTCCAAGTCCTGGTATTTGAACTCCAGAATACTAAGGGGAACATTTACTGCTCCTGGGATTTTTCCAGCCTTCACTTCTTCGGTTTCTCTTACATCAATAATATTTAATGCTTCATTATTCTCCAAGGCATTTTGTAATTCAGCTGCTGTCATGTTTTTCACGATTATACCTCCAATGTTGTTTTGTTATAATAAATATATACCCCATTAGGTATTTTGTCAACTAGTTTATTGCTATTCATAACTAGGTGTGCAAGGTTGATTTCCGCTTCAATCAACATCAACTAATAAAATGATAAAAACCTGTTAAAACCAGCATTCTTAAAGAAAACAGCCCCTCTGAAAAGTGTGAAAAGCAGCAAAAAAAATACCATCCCTGTATAAAGGGACAGCCTGCTTCAATCCTCATTGGGGAAAATTAAATCATTGCTC from Falsibacillus albus encodes the following:
- a CDS encoding trimeric intracellular cation channel family protein, whose protein sequence is MTWEVLSIIGTIAFAVSGAIIAMEEEYDILGVYILGIVTAFGGGAIRNLLIGVPVSALWEQGMLFQIAMLSITAVFLFPNNLLRHWKKWGNFFDAIGLSAFAIQGALYATNMHHPLSAVIVAAVLTGSGGGMIRDLLAGRKPIVLRSEIYAVWAVLCGIAVGLDLTTSPIELYSLFLITTVLRVLSYTYKWKLPNKPIRVEL
- a CDS encoding rhodanese-like domain-containing protein; translated protein: MKNMTAAELQNALENNEALNIIDVRETEEVKAGKIPGAVNVPLSILEFKYQDLDKAKPYIIVCRSGGRSAQASQFLEGQGFDVTNMSGGMMSWNGTVE